The following coding sequences are from one Paenibacillus sp. JDR-2 window:
- a CDS encoding copper amine oxidase N-terminal domain-containing protein: protein MKMKRFMFMLLAVLLVVTIVPAAAFAADSASGNVEIRLKTNSSTVTINGKQSSVVAPFEKAGTTMVPLSIITKAFGAKLKLQDNKIITLTYNNKTVVVTIGSKTVKVNGKDQTVAVAPVVIKGTTMVPVRVIVEAFGAKIGKDKKTNEIVITGTLAQSGNSNSGGGSTNLDPDYGKTKFGDSYYGWTMNYPPGLVLIQQSDDGTYAEWGSTTSKSSVIVSTEHSSDVLTTNEIRDKITVDWMYSDEVVVDKRSITVNGQSFEKMVTRSSKQGMLFEYRAIQKGETLYFVMVGVVGTEKTALDPYQSLLDSFTPSFNKADNAIKDITKVKDGLMSINNKEFGLSLKLPAGWYGVKDSSTPLYVSEDGYFSFAISSLQTGDTVDQWLSRMQQQLHNDFLPNYIKNEKVSSITMKDGNAQVLTYDYSYDLKTWVTVNEVYLVAGNYRYSVHFTYDTNLGAKGDALFKSTMATVDIDTAYVEKNYGQIEDEYDNIDRTQVVTKTSSKYGYSIDLPSYWLGVDTDFNQETVTYLGDYGSMNIQAYEDTDAGVANRAVQQGLQQQGITVSNSSSIYVGNLSVGKFTVHEVTESGLPITEVLYFVQSKGNTLLFVFAINDSNATTSALNGFDKIVQSIKFQ, encoded by the coding sequence ATGAAGATGAAAAGATTTATGTTTATGCTGTTAGCGGTACTGCTGGTCGTAACGATCGTGCCGGCAGCGGCTTTTGCAGCAGACTCTGCGAGCGGTAACGTAGAAATCCGCCTCAAAACAAACAGCTCAACCGTTACGATTAACGGTAAACAATCATCTGTAGTGGCTCCATTCGAGAAAGCAGGCACAACCATGGTGCCGCTCAGCATTATTACGAAGGCATTTGGAGCTAAGCTGAAGCTGCAAGACAACAAAATTATAACGCTGACTTATAACAATAAGACCGTAGTCGTAACGATTGGCAGCAAAACCGTAAAAGTAAACGGTAAAGACCAGACGGTTGCGGTTGCTCCAGTTGTAATCAAAGGTACAACGATGGTTCCAGTACGCGTAATCGTTGAGGCCTTTGGCGCGAAGATCGGCAAAGATAAGAAAACCAATGAAATCGTAATCACCGGTACTCTTGCTCAATCCGGCAATAGTAATTCGGGCGGTGGTTCGACTAACCTGGACCCTGACTATGGCAAAACCAAATTCGGCGACAGCTACTACGGCTGGACAATGAATTATCCGCCAGGTCTTGTGCTTATTCAACAAAGCGATGACGGAACTTATGCGGAATGGGGCAGCACTACCAGCAAATCCAGCGTCATTGTATCGACGGAGCATTCGTCGGATGTTCTGACCACCAATGAAATCCGCGATAAAATTACCGTGGACTGGATGTACAGCGATGAAGTAGTTGTCGACAAACGCAGCATCACGGTTAACGGCCAAAGCTTCGAAAAAATGGTAACAAGATCATCGAAGCAAGGTATGCTGTTCGAATACCGGGCTATTCAAAAAGGCGAAACGCTTTATTTCGTAATGGTAGGCGTAGTTGGAACCGAAAAGACTGCCCTTGATCCGTATCAGTCGTTGTTGGACAGCTTTACGCCATCCTTCAACAAAGCGGATAACGCGATTAAAGATATCACTAAAGTTAAAGATGGCCTTATGTCCATCAATAACAAGGAATTTGGCCTTTCGCTTAAGCTGCCAGCTGGATGGTACGGCGTGAAAGACAGCTCGACCCCTCTGTATGTAAGCGAAGACGGCTACTTCTCCTTCGCAATCTCCTCTCTGCAGACGGGAGATACAGTAGACCAGTGGCTTTCCCGCATGCAACAGCAGCTTCATAATGACTTCCTGCCGAATTATATTAAGAACGAAAAGGTTTCTTCTATTACTATGAAAGACGGCAATGCGCAAGTTTTGACTTACGATTACAGCTATGACTTGAAGACTTGGGTTACCGTTAATGAAGTTTACCTGGTTGCAGGCAACTATCGTTATTCGGTTCATTTTACCTATGATACGAATCTTGGCGCTAAAGGCGATGCGTTGTTCAAGTCTACGATGGCTACAGTAGATATCGACACGGCTTACGTAGAAAAGAATTACGGCCAAATCGAAGATGAGTACGATAACATCGACCGTACGCAAGTCGTTACAAAAACAAGCAGTAAATATGGCTACTCGATTGACCTGCCTTCATATTGGTTAGGCGTCGACACTGACTTTAACCAAGAGACGGTAACGTATCTTGGCGACTATGGCAGCATGAATATTCAAGCATACGAGGATACAGATGCCGGCGTAGCGAACAGAGCGGTTCAACAAGGGCTGCAGCAGCAGGGAATCACGGTTTCCAATAGTTCCTCCATCTATGTGGGCAACTTATCCGTTGGTAAATTTACCGTTCATGAAGTAACAGAATCCGGACTGCCGATTACCGAAGTGTTATACTTTGTCCAAAGCAAAGGGAACACGCTGTTGTTCGTGTTTGCTATCAATGACTCGAATGCAACAACCAGTGCTTTGAATGGCTTTGATAAGATCGTCCAATCGATCAAATTCCAATAA
- a CDS encoding S1C family serine protease, producing the protein MKRSMLRAGAIVLTGGLLVAGSAFAAGTATSPGTMKMSATKINGEVYVKASSLTGTLGGTGAYDASSKTYTYTPPADVPSVVSKVSPSVVGIIGKPADGGDQRYVLAHGTGVIMKADGWILTNAHVVKDLTNITVVTADGKQYSGKRSNVDEVSDLALVKINATKLPVAKFAASPLQAKVGETVIAIGTPVSFSLRNTATTGVLSGMNRSVSSYYRLLQTDAAINPGNSGGPLVNMKGEVIGINSMKFVDEGIDNMGFSIPVDTVSYVTGHFFKYGYVKRSSLGIGLEESYAAIVGLPTDDGLTVTSIKSDSAKKLGIQVGDVLYSVAGHQISSIVEVNELLKSYLPGQQIEVTMMMDGDLVTRKLTLTTA; encoded by the coding sequence GTGAAACGTAGTATGCTTCGCGCAGGCGCCATCGTCCTAACGGGAGGGCTGTTGGTAGCCGGTTCAGCGTTTGCAGCGGGAACGGCAACAAGTCCCGGAACAATGAAAATGAGCGCGACCAAGATTAACGGAGAGGTGTACGTCAAGGCATCGTCGCTGACGGGTACTTTGGGAGGTACGGGTGCTTACGATGCATCATCCAAGACCTATACCTACACTCCTCCGGCAGATGTACCGTCTGTCGTCAGCAAAGTCTCACCTTCCGTTGTAGGAATCATCGGCAAGCCGGCGGATGGCGGCGACCAGCGCTATGTTTTGGCACATGGGACAGGCGTTATTATGAAAGCGGACGGCTGGATTTTGACCAATGCCCATGTTGTAAAAGACTTGACCAACATTACGGTTGTAACCGCGGACGGCAAGCAGTATAGCGGGAAAAGAAGCAATGTCGACGAAGTAAGCGACCTGGCGCTCGTCAAAATCAACGCGACCAAGCTGCCGGTAGCGAAGTTTGCGGCATCGCCGCTGCAAGCAAAAGTCGGCGAGACGGTTATTGCAATCGGCACGCCTGTCTCTTTCTCGCTTCGCAACACGGCAACAACCGGCGTACTAAGCGGCATGAACCGTTCAGTATCTTCTTATTACCGTCTGCTGCAGACGGATGCCGCGATTAACCCGGGGAACAGCGGCGGTCCGCTCGTGAATATGAAGGGCGAAGTGATCGGCATCAATTCCATGAAATTCGTGGATGAGGGCATCGATAACATGGGCTTCTCGATTCCGGTGGATACCGTATCGTACGTAACGGGACATTTCTTCAAGTACGGCTACGTGAAGCGCTCCTCCCTTGGAATAGGGCTGGAAGAGAGCTACGCGGCCATCGTTGGATTGCCAACCGATGACGGTTTAACCGTTACCTCAATCAAATCGGATTCGGCCAAGAAGCTTGGCATTCAGGTTGGCGATGTGCTGTATTCCGTAGCAGGCCATCAGATTTCTTCTATTGTAGAAGTGAACGAGCTTTTGAAATCGTATTTACCCGGCCAACAGATTGAAGTAACAATGATGATGGATGGCGATTTGGTTACCCGTAAACTGACGCTAACAACGGCTTAA
- a CDS encoding sugar phosphate isomerase/epimerase family protein yields MKLGVFAVLFSQKPFEEALDYIAAKGLEAVELGTGGYPGNAHCDPDTLLADAGKLKAFKHAVESRGLMISALSCHANPLHPQKAISSADDATIRKTIELANRLEVPVVNTFSGCPGDHEDAKYPNWPVAPWPNDFQEILAWQWEKKVIPYWSEIGGIAEQNGVKIGLELHGGFSVHTPATLLRLREAAGKAIGANLDPSHMWWQGIDPVEAIKILGRENAIHHFHAKDTSIDFNNVNKHGVTDMQSYTLMLDRAWQFRSVGFGHDLKTWADIISTLRLVGYDYVVSIEHEDGLMSVEEGFSKAVQNLQQVLIKEPVGDMWWV; encoded by the coding sequence ATGAAATTAGGCGTATTTGCCGTACTTTTCTCGCAAAAACCATTTGAAGAAGCACTCGACTATATCGCTGCCAAAGGTCTTGAGGCGGTAGAGCTTGGTACAGGCGGCTACCCTGGCAACGCGCATTGCGATCCAGATACATTGCTTGCCGACGCAGGCAAATTGAAAGCGTTTAAACATGCGGTAGAATCGCGTGGACTGATGATCAGCGCACTTAGCTGCCATGCTAACCCGCTTCACCCGCAAAAAGCGATTTCCAGCGCGGATGACGCTACTATCCGTAAAACAATTGAGCTGGCTAACCGCCTTGAAGTACCGGTTGTAAATACTTTCTCCGGCTGCCCTGGCGACCATGAGGATGCAAAATATCCAAACTGGCCGGTTGCTCCATGGCCAAACGATTTCCAAGAAATCCTTGCTTGGCAATGGGAGAAAAAAGTTATTCCATATTGGTCTGAAATCGGCGGTATCGCTGAGCAAAACGGCGTTAAAATCGGCCTCGAGCTGCATGGCGGCTTCTCCGTTCACACGCCTGCTACCCTGCTTCGTCTTCGCGAAGCTGCTGGCAAAGCGATTGGCGCTAACCTTGACCCATCCCATATGTGGTGGCAAGGCATTGACCCTGTTGAAGCGATCAAAATCCTGGGCCGCGAAAACGCGATCCATCACTTCCATGCGAAGGATACTTCGATTGATTTCAACAACGTGAACAAACACGGCGTAACGGACATGCAGTCTTACACACTGATGCTGGACCGCGCTTGGCAGTTCCGCTCCGTTGGCTTTGGCCACGATCTGAAAACTTGGGCAGACATTATCAGCACTTTGCGTCTCGTTGGCTACGACTACGTTGTCAGCATCGAGCATGAAGACGGCTTGATGTCCGTTGAAGAAGGCTTCTCGAAAGCTGTTCAAAACCTGCAGCAAGTTCTGATTAAAGAGCCTGTTGGCGATATGTGGTGGGTATAA
- a CDS encoding metalloregulator ArsR/SmtB family transcription factor, whose amino-acid sequence MQLDKVVNYHKALADPTRIRLLILLADGELNGQVLAEKLGVTPATVTHHAAKLREASLINERREKNTIYFSLNDYFIKNGSNAAANLIYRTSNQKGGEEQMNEEFERVRQSVIKNFFAATGQLKSIPAQLKKKLIVLEYMVSKLEKGRKYTEKELNEFIKGFHQDFATIRREFIMHQFMFRENEIYELNPPEMWAKWETLS is encoded by the coding sequence ATGCAATTAGATAAGGTAGTGAACTACCATAAAGCATTAGCGGATCCAACACGTATCCGCCTTCTCATCCTGCTGGCAGACGGAGAACTCAACGGGCAGGTATTGGCAGAGAAGCTTGGCGTAACACCGGCTACCGTCACACATCACGCGGCCAAGCTTCGTGAAGCAAGCTTAATTAATGAACGGAGAGAGAAGAACACCATTTATTTCTCGCTTAATGATTACTTCATTAAGAATGGCTCTAACGCTGCAGCTAATTTGATCTATCGGACATCTAATCAGAAAGGAGGAGAAGAACAAATGAACGAGGAATTTGAGCGTGTAAGGCAGTCCGTGATCAAGAACTTCTTCGCTGCTACGGGTCAACTGAAGTCCATTCCGGCGCAGCTTAAGAAGAAGCTTATCGTACTCGAGTATATGGTCTCCAAGCTGGAGAAGGGGCGCAAATACACGGAGAAGGAGCTCAATGAATTCATTAAAGGCTTCCACCAGGATTTCGCGACAATCCGCCGTGAATTTATTATGCACCAGTTCATGTTCCGGGAGAACGAAATCTACGAGCTTAATCCACCGGAGATGTGGGCCAAGTGGGAGACGCTTTCCTAG
- the uvrA gene encoding excinuclease ABC subunit UvrA: MASDKIVIKGARAHNLKNIDVTIPRDKFVVLTGLSGSGKSSLAFDTIYAEGQRRYVESLSAYARQFLGQMEKPDVDSIDGLSPAISIDQKTTSRNPRSTVGTVTEIYDYLRLLFARVGRPHCPDHGIEITSQTVEQMVDRIMEYPERTKLQILAPLISGRKGEHTKLFADIQKQGYVRVRVNGELRELSEKIELEKNKKHNIEVVIDRIVVKADIQGRLADSLETALKLADGRVIVDIIDQEELLFSSNLACPVCGFSIEELAPRMFSFNSPYGACPDCDGLGVKMIVDPDLLVPDLSKAINEGAFEAWAGSTSNYYPQFLSAVCQHYNIPQDVPVSDLTADQMKTLMFGTGGERVRFLYENDFGHRKEAYVPFEGIVHNLERRYRETASEGIREYIEAYMSAKPCGTCKGHRLKKESLAVTINEQNISFVTSLSIGEAQRFFDSLTLNEKELKIAQLILKEINSRLGFLVNVGLEYLSMSRAAGTLSGGEAQRIRLATQIGSSLMGVLYILDEPSIGLHQRDNDRLIETLEHMRNLGNTLIVVEHDEDTMLAADYIIDIGPGAGIHGGMVTAEGSPEEIMKDDNSLTGQYLSGKKFIEVPLERRKTGEKWLEIRGAKENNLRGVNVKIPLGIFTAVTGVSGSGKSTLVNEILYKTLARDLNKAKVRPGEYKELRGLEHLEKVIDIDQSPIGRTPRSNPATYTGVFDDVRDLYSTTNEAKVRGYKKGRFSFNVKGGRCEACRGDGIIKIEMHFLPDVYVPCEICKGKRYNRETLEVKYKGKNIAEVLEMTIEDATKFFENIPRIHRKLQTLLDVGLGYMTLGQPATTLSGGEAQRVKLASELYRRSTGKTLYILDEPTTGLHVDDIDRLLTVLHRLVDSGESVLVIEHNLDVIKTADYLIDLGPEGGNGGGTIVASGAPEDVVKVTGSYTGKYLKPIMERDRERTVNRHRAVEESVAAGAVE, translated from the coding sequence GTGGCTAGTGACAAGATTGTAATCAAAGGGGCTAGAGCCCACAATTTGAAAAATATCGATGTTACCATACCCCGCGACAAATTTGTCGTGCTGACGGGACTAAGCGGCTCCGGTAAATCCTCGCTTGCTTTCGATACGATTTATGCCGAAGGCCAGCGCAGATACGTAGAGTCGTTGTCCGCTTATGCCCGGCAGTTTCTCGGGCAGATGGAGAAGCCGGATGTTGATTCCATTGACGGCTTGTCTCCGGCGATCTCCATTGACCAAAAGACAACAAGCCGTAACCCGCGGTCGACGGTTGGCACGGTAACGGAAATTTACGATTATTTGCGTTTGCTCTTTGCACGGGTCGGAAGACCGCATTGCCCGGATCATGGCATCGAGATTACTTCGCAGACCGTTGAGCAGATGGTTGACCGTATTATGGAATATCCGGAGAGGACGAAGCTGCAGATTCTGGCTCCGCTTATTTCAGGCAGGAAGGGCGAGCATACCAAGCTGTTTGCCGATATCCAGAAACAAGGTTATGTCCGCGTCCGGGTAAATGGCGAGCTTCGGGAGCTTAGCGAGAAAATCGAGCTTGAGAAGAACAAGAAGCATAATATTGAAGTGGTTATTGACCGTATCGTGGTGAAGGCGGATATTCAAGGCCGGTTGGCGGATTCCTTGGAAACCGCGCTGAAGCTGGCTGACGGTCGTGTTATTGTTGATATTATTGACCAAGAGGAGCTGCTGTTCAGCTCCAACCTGGCTTGTCCGGTATGCGGATTTAGCATTGAGGAGCTGGCTCCTCGTATGTTCTCTTTCAATAGTCCGTATGGTGCCTGCCCGGATTGTGACGGTCTTGGCGTGAAGATGATTGTTGACCCGGACCTGCTTGTTCCGGATCTGAGCAAAGCCATAAATGAAGGGGCGTTCGAAGCTTGGGCGGGAAGTACGTCGAATTATTACCCGCAATTCCTGAGCGCAGTGTGCCAGCACTACAATATTCCGCAGGATGTGCCGGTATCGGATCTGACAGCCGATCAGATGAAGACGCTGATGTTCGGTACGGGCGGAGAGCGTGTACGGTTCCTGTATGAGAACGACTTCGGCCACCGGAAGGAAGCTTATGTTCCTTTCGAGGGAATTGTTCATAATCTGGAGCGCCGCTACCGGGAGACGGCTTCCGAAGGTATCCGCGAATATATTGAAGCTTATATGAGCGCAAAGCCATGCGGGACCTGCAAAGGCCATCGTCTGAAGAAAGAAAGCCTTGCCGTTACGATTAACGAACAGAATATTTCCTTTGTGACTTCGTTATCTATTGGCGAGGCGCAGCGTTTCTTTGATTCCCTTACATTAAACGAAAAAGAGCTGAAGATCGCTCAACTCATTCTGAAAGAGATCAACAGCCGTCTAGGCTTCCTTGTGAACGTTGGCCTCGAATATTTGTCGATGAGCCGTGCCGCAGGCACCTTATCCGGCGGAGAGGCACAGCGGATTCGTCTCGCTACGCAGATTGGTTCCAGTCTGATGGGCGTTCTGTATATATTGGACGAGCCAAGCATTGGTCTGCATCAACGCGATAACGACCGTCTTATCGAGACTCTGGAACATATGCGCAACCTGGGCAATACGCTAATTGTCGTCGAGCATGATGAAGATACGATGCTTGCCGCCGATTATATTATTGATATCGGGCCTGGTGCAGGTATTCATGGGGGAATGGTAACCGCCGAGGGAAGTCCTGAGGAAATTATGAAGGACGATAACTCTCTGACCGGCCAGTATTTGAGCGGGAAGAAGTTTATCGAGGTTCCGCTTGAGCGCCGTAAGACTGGTGAAAAGTGGCTGGAGATCCGCGGCGCCAAGGAAAATAACCTGCGCGGCGTTAATGTGAAGATCCCGCTAGGTATCTTTACGGCTGTTACCGGCGTATCCGGTTCGGGTAAATCTACACTCGTGAATGAGATTCTGTATAAGACGCTGGCCCGTGACCTGAACAAGGCGAAGGTGCGTCCAGGCGAATACAAGGAATTACGCGGTCTTGAGCATTTGGAGAAGGTTATTGATATTGATCAATCTCCGATTGGCCGTACGCCTCGTTCCAATCCGGCTACTTACACGGGAGTATTTGATGATGTACGTGATCTCTACTCCACAACAAATGAAGCGAAGGTTCGCGGCTACAAGAAAGGCCGCTTCAGCTTCAATGTAAAGGGCGGCCGCTGTGAAGCATGCAGAGGCGACGGTATTATCAAGATTGAGATGCACTTCCTGCCGGATGTGTATGTCCCTTGCGAGATTTGCAAAGGCAAGCGATATAACCGTGAGACCCTGGAAGTGAAGTACAAGGGTAAAAACATTGCCGAGGTGCTGGAGATGACGATCGAAGACGCAACCAAGTTCTTCGAGAACATTCCTCGTATCCACCGGAAGCTGCAGACTCTGCTTGATGTCGGTCTAGGCTATATGACCTTGGGCCAACCGGCGACAACCTTGTCCGGCGGTGAAGCGCAGCGCGTGAAGCTGGCTTCCGAGCTGTACCGTCGCAGTACCGGTAAGACGTTGTACATTTTGGACGAACCAACAACAGGTCTTCACGTCGATGATATCGACCGTCTTCTTACAGTCTTGCATCGTCTCGTTGATTCCGGCGAATCCGTCCTTGTTATCGAGCATAACCTCGATGTGATCAAAACAGCCGATTATCTGATCGATCTTGGACCGGAAGGCGGTAATGGCGGAGGTACCATTGTTGCATCGGGTGCCCCTGAGGATGTTGTTAAGGTAACAGGCTCCTATACAGGCAAGTATCTGAAGCCAATTATGGAACGCGACCGCGAACGTACGGTGAACAGGCATCGTGCAGTCGAAGAAAGCGTAGCGGCAGGCGCCGTGGAGTAA
- the uvrB gene encoding excinuclease ABC subunit UvrB translates to MTQVNEISEQLFQLKSDYTPQGDQPGAIRKLVEGVNNGEAKQTLLGATGTGKTYTIANTIAELNRPTLVIAHNKTLAAQLCSEFKEFFPDNAVSYFVSYYDYFQPEAYIPSTDTYIEKDSSINDEIDKLRHSATSSLFERRDVIIVASVSCIYGLGSPSEYGSLVLSLRVGMEKSRDTILHKLVDIQYQRNDINFIRGTFRVRGDIVEIFPVANNERAIRVELFGDEIERITEIDVLTGEIVSERDHVAIFPASHFVTHEETMKVALGNIERELEERLAELREEGKLLEAQRLEQRTRYDLEMMAEMGFCSGIENYSGPLTFRERGATPYTLMDYFPDDMLIVIDESHVTLPQIRAMYNGDRARKEMLVNHGFRLPSALDNRPLRFEEFEGKSKQQIYVSATPGPYELEHCPTMVEQIIRPTGLLDPIIEVRPTKGQIDDLLVEIRDRIAKDERVLVTTLTKKMAEDLTDYFKEIGIKVRYLHSDIKTLERIAILRDLRLGTFHVLVGINLLREGLDLPEVSLVSILDADKEGFLRSERSLIQTIGRAARNSDGRVIMYGDKITDSMDKALKETERRRAIQIAYNEEHGITPQTIRKKVHDDIKATKVAEEKSEYLTGVGSEKMSKKERQALLQRLEAEMKDAAKNLQFERAAELRDALLELKAEMG, encoded by the coding sequence ATGACGCAAGTGAATGAGATATCAGAGCAATTATTCCAATTAAAGTCCGACTACACGCCGCAGGGCGATCAGCCGGGAGCTATCAGGAAACTTGTTGAAGGCGTGAATAACGGAGAAGCCAAACAGACTCTGCTTGGTGCGACAGGTACGGGCAAGACGTATACGATTGCCAACACGATAGCGGAGCTTAACCGGCCAACGCTGGTCATTGCGCATAACAAGACGCTCGCGGCACAACTGTGCAGCGAGTTTAAGGAGTTTTTTCCGGACAATGCGGTAAGTTATTTTGTCAGCTATTATGACTATTTTCAGCCTGAGGCTTATATTCCGTCTACAGACACCTACATTGAGAAGGATTCCAGCATTAATGATGAGATCGACAAGCTGCGCCACTCCGCGACCAGTTCATTGTTCGAACGCAGGGACGTCATTATCGTAGCGAGCGTATCCTGTATTTACGGCCTCGGTTCGCCTTCCGAGTACGGCAGTCTGGTCCTGTCGCTGCGGGTAGGCATGGAGAAGTCCCGAGATACGATTCTTCATAAGCTTGTGGATATTCAGTACCAGCGCAATGACATTAACTTTATCCGTGGTACGTTCCGCGTACGCGGTGATATAGTAGAGATTTTCCCGGTGGCCAATAATGAACGGGCGATCCGGGTCGAGTTGTTTGGCGATGAGATTGAACGGATTACGGAAATCGACGTGCTTACTGGCGAGATCGTAAGCGAACGCGATCATGTTGCTATATTCCCGGCATCTCACTTCGTTACCCATGAAGAAACGATGAAGGTTGCGCTTGGCAATATTGAGCGAGAGCTGGAGGAACGTCTTGCGGAGCTGCGGGAAGAAGGTAAGCTGCTGGAGGCGCAACGGCTGGAGCAGCGTACCCGTTATGACCTTGAGATGATGGCGGAGATGGGCTTCTGCTCTGGCATCGAGAACTATTCGGGGCCGCTGACCTTCCGGGAACGCGGGGCAACGCCGTATACCCTGATGGATTATTTTCCGGACGATATGCTGATCGTCATTGACGAATCACACGTTACCCTGCCGCAGATTAGGGCTATGTACAACGGTGACCGCGCGCGGAAGGAAATGCTCGTGAACCACGGCTTCCGTCTGCCGTCCGCGCTCGATAACCGTCCGCTGCGCTTCGAGGAATTCGAGGGGAAATCCAAACAGCAAATCTATGTGTCGGCGACACCTGGACCTTATGAGCTGGAACACTGTCCAACGATGGTTGAGCAGATTATCCGTCCGACAGGCCTGCTTGATCCGATTATTGAGGTGCGTCCGACGAAAGGGCAAATCGATGATTTGCTAGTCGAGATTCGAGACCGGATAGCCAAGGATGAACGTGTCCTTGTCACCACGCTGACGAAGAAGATGGCCGAGGATCTCACGGATTATTTCAAAGAGATTGGCATTAAAGTGCGTTATCTGCACTCTGATATCAAGACACTGGAACGGATTGCGATTCTTCGGGATTTGCGCCTTGGTACGTTCCATGTGCTGGTGGGTATTAACCTGCTAAGGGAAGGTCTCGATTTACCGGAGGTATCGCTTGTCTCCATACTGGATGCGGACAAAGAAGGCTTCCTTCGTTCCGAACGCTCTCTGATTCAGACGATTGGCAGGGCTGCGCGTAATAGTGATGGCCGAGTTATCATGTACGGGGATAAGATTACCGATTCCATGGATAAGGCACTTAAGGAGACGGAGCGCCGCCGGGCCATCCAGATTGCTTATAACGAAGAGCATGGGATTACGCCGCAGACGATCCGCAAGAAAGTGCATGATGATATAAAGGCAACGAAAGTGGCCGAGGAGAAGTCGGAATATCTGACTGGCGTAGGCTCCGAGAAGATGTCGAAGAAGGAACGCCAGGCTTTGCTGCAAAGGCTGGAAGCCGAGATGAAGGACGCGGCGAAGAACCTGCAGTTCGAGAGAGCCGCAGAGCTGCGTGACGCTTTGCTGGAACTGAAAGCGGAGATGGGCTAG
- a CDS encoding PDZ domain-containing protein: MDAANALLEQFGKAFVHLLAQPFYYIAVLFIILQYTRQISLERRMFAVRLHIWPRLVAKAMLAGLAAGVLASVAGAFIGITLTGDAVLWLWGSAVVLLLFRIRYLCFAYGAGALALLQWIVGFTSLENSDGWLGDAANSLAGLDMPGVFVLVALLHLVEAFLVRRQGNKLATPLFLEGKRGKLVGGYMLQGFWPVPMLLLVPAAGGTSVVDLPWTPLFGGDWTQGWTVVALPMIIGFSEMTRAMLPEAKARHAAKGLMWYSLLLTGAALLAWWQPALLPVAALCSLLLHEAIIWRSRAVESTQSPLYVNDQRGLRILGIVPGTPAEAMKLYAGEIISKVNGARVYTKEDLHEALQNNSAMYKLEVLNREGEIKFVQRARYEGEHHQLGVILSPDERATYYASAEPATLMDLLRRARTAKRSGRVYTEDEERPGTLNV, encoded by the coding sequence TTGGATGCAGCCAATGCTTTACTAGAACAGTTCGGCAAGGCGTTTGTACATTTGCTGGCGCAGCCTTTTTATTATATTGCGGTATTATTTATTATTCTTCAGTATACGAGACAGATCAGTCTGGAAAGACGGATGTTTGCCGTAAGGCTGCACATCTGGCCGCGATTGGTGGCCAAAGCGATGCTGGCCGGGCTTGCAGCCGGGGTGCTTGCCTCCGTTGCCGGCGCCTTTATCGGCATAACCTTAACCGGCGACGCTGTCTTATGGCTATGGGGTTCGGCGGTTGTGCTGCTTTTGTTCCGAATCCGCTATCTGTGCTTTGCCTACGGAGCGGGAGCACTGGCGCTTCTGCAATGGATCGTTGGTTTTACTTCGCTCGAAAATAGTGACGGATGGCTTGGAGACGCGGCGAATTCGCTAGCCGGACTCGATATGCCGGGGGTTTTCGTATTGGTAGCGCTGCTCCATCTGGTAGAAGCTTTCCTTGTCAGGAGACAGGGGAACAAGCTTGCAACTCCGCTCTTCCTGGAAGGGAAGCGGGGGAAGCTTGTGGGAGGCTATATGCTGCAGGGCTTCTGGCCGGTTCCGATGCTGCTTCTTGTACCGGCAGCCGGAGGAACATCGGTTGTTGATCTGCCTTGGACGCCTTTATTCGGCGGCGACTGGACGCAAGGCTGGACGGTTGTGGCTTTGCCGATGATTATCGGTTTCAGCGAGATGACGCGCGCGATGCTGCCTGAGGCCAAAGCGCGACATGCGGCAAAAGGGCTCATGTGGTACAGCCTGCTGCTGACCGGCGCGGCGCTTCTCGCTTGGTGGCAGCCGGCTCTGCTGCCGGTAGCTGCCTTATGTTCGCTGCTGCTGCACGAAGCGATCATCTGGCGCAGCCGTGCGGTGGAGTCCACGCAAAGCCCGCTGTACGTGAATGATCAGCGCGGCTTGCGTATTCTGGGTATCGTGCCGGGTACGCCGGCTGAGGCGATGAAGCTGTATGCCGGCGAGATTATTTCGAAGGTGAATGGCGCCAGGGTGTACACGAAAGAAGATCTTCATGAGGCGCTGCAGAACAACTCGGCGATGTACAAGCTGGAGGTGCTGAACAGAGAAGGCGAGATCAAGTTTGTTCAGCGGGCCCGTTATGAAGGGGAGCATCATCAGCTCGGGGTTATCTTATCTCCTGATGAGCGGGCGACCTATTATGCTTCGGCAGAACCAGCCACGCTGATGGATCTTTTGCGCCGCGCAAGGACGGCAAAGCGCAGCGGCCGCGTTTATACGGAAGACGAAGAGCGTCCGGGTACTTTGAATGTTTAA